From a region of the Paenibacillus sp. FSL R10-2734 genome:
- a CDS encoding MBL fold metallo-hydrolase, translating into MGISFTVLSSGSTGNVTVVRNGETTLMIDAGLSAKRIDELLAMRELTGNDIDGILVTHEHSDHIKGLGAMARKYDLPIYANTNTWGAIEKGIGKIPDYNRIIMESGQHRDFGSLRVESFAISHDAAEPVGYNFYDGKEKLCVATDLGYVSDKVRDAISDADVLVLEANHDIEMLRMGRYPWNTKRRILGDMGHLSNDAAGAALSEILTGRTKRTYLAHLSRDHNMMDLAKMSVRCAMEDRGCFFKDSEFKLCDTYYDQPTPWDKLSQLS; encoded by the coding sequence ATGGGGATTTCATTTACAGTACTGTCCAGTGGTTCTACCGGGAATGTAACGGTGGTACGGAACGGGGAGACAACACTTATGATTGACGCGGGTCTAAGTGCCAAGCGGATCGATGAGCTGTTGGCCATGCGCGAGCTAACGGGTAATGATATAGACGGGATCCTAGTCACACACGAGCATTCCGATCATATCAAGGGACTCGGGGCAATGGCCCGTAAATACGATCTTCCGATCTATGCGAACACCAATACCTGGGGAGCCATTGAGAAGGGCATTGGGAAAATACCCGACTATAACCGAATCATTATGGAGTCGGGGCAGCATAGGGATTTTGGCAGTCTGCGAGTAGAGTCGTTTGCGATTTCTCATGATGCGGCGGAGCCAGTGGGCTACAACTTTTATGATGGGAAAGAAAAGCTGTGTGTAGCTACAGACCTAGGGTATGTTAGCGATAAGGTAAGAGATGCGATTTCAGATGCGGATGTATTGGTGCTGGAAGCAAATCATGATATCGAAATGCTAAGGATGGGGCGTTATCCGTGGAATACGAAACGGCGTATACTTGGCGATATGGGTCACCTTTCTAACGATGCAGCTGGGGCAGCACTTAGTGAAATTCTCACAGGACGGACTAAGCGTACCTATTTGGCGCATTTAAGCCGGGATCACAATATGATGGATTTGGCTAAAATGTCAGTACGTTGCGCGATGGAGGATCGGGGCTGTTTCTTCAAGGATAGTGAGTTCAAGCTTTGTGATACGTATTATGATCAACCTACGCCATGGGATAAGTTGAGCCAGTTGTCATAA
- the yycI gene encoding two-component system regulatory protein YycI has translation MDWGRAKNVLICAFLGLNLLLCYQLWIDLRDQVSANLDFTSLSEETQAVMEQKGIRVLCPIPASTPQLPNITYRYSAEEQNEPPIKLDVPIDSKLIYSSFSDLSKALEDQIPDIANYRFDSQESEVGKFVLHPLVQNQWSLFRVRLELINSDQKIVAYRRPKIEIGASISDKEQKVLPASQALSSLIEKYFPADSVVKEIELGYYGELFNSESQVASPMWRFMLENGNAYYVDAISADIISPKTTE, from the coding sequence ATGGATTGGGGAAGAGCTAAAAATGTACTAATTTGCGCCTTTTTAGGTCTAAATCTACTGCTATGCTATCAGCTGTGGATTGATTTGCGCGATCAGGTTAGTGCCAATCTCGATTTCACTTCCCTATCCGAAGAAACCCAAGCGGTAATGGAGCAAAAAGGGATACGTGTGTTGTGTCCGATTCCGGCGTCTACCCCGCAGCTTCCTAATATAACTTATCGATATTCTGCTGAAGAGCAGAACGAACCACCCATTAAATTAGATGTTCCTATAGACAGTAAGTTGATCTACTCTTCATTCTCTGACCTTAGCAAGGCGCTTGAGGATCAAATTCCGGACATCGCAAATTATCGCTTTGACTCACAAGAAAGTGAAGTGGGAAAGTTCGTTCTTCACCCGCTGGTTCAGAATCAGTGGTCGCTATTCCGAGTTAGATTAGAGTTGATTAACAGTGATCAGAAAATTGTAGCCTATCGACGGCCGAAGATTGAAATAGGGGCAAGCATTAGCGATAAGGAACAGAAGGTACTTCCGGCATCACAGGCACTTAGTAGTTTGATTGAAAAATATTTTCCGGCAGACTCCGTAGTTAAGGAGATTGAGCTCGGTTATTATGGTGAGCTGTTTAACTCCGAAAGTCAGGTAGCATCGCCGATGTGGCGGTTCATGCTGGAAAATGGCAATGCCTATTATGTGGATGCTATTAGTGCAGACATCATCAGTCCCAAGACAACAGAGTAG
- a CDS encoding cold-shock protein, giving the protein MQTGTVKWFNAEKGFGFIEVEGGSDVFVHFSAITGDGFKTLDEGQRVEFNVVQGNRGPQAENVVKL; this is encoded by the coding sequence ATGCAAACAGGTACAGTTAAATGGTTCAACGCAGAAAAAGGATTCGGATTTATCGAAGTTGAAGGCGGAAGCGACGTATTCGTTCACTTCAGCGCAATCACTGGCGACGGCTTCAAAACTTTGGACGAAGGCCAACGCGTTGAATTCAACGTTGTTCAAGGCAACCGTGGACCACAAGCCGAAAACGTTGTAAAACTGTAA
- a CDS encoding trypsin-like peptidase domain-containing protein → MGLFDDDFYSTKVSRSRGDEASKGSFANRKHSVRRSRRGLSTWQISAVCSLISAVVAVFLFSALTGQMSHETASKSGVTAGDVAKSSDPFDRIIDAAATVRPAVVSIINHKEDNEQLDIKDESALGSGVIYKKVDNKAFIITNNHVIDDSNNLEVVTVDGETRKATLVGTDKVSDIAVLSIDAKGINTIAQLGDSSKLRLGETVIAIGNPLGLGDTLTSGIVSYTERKVPVSLNQDGVYDWEQEVIQTDAAINEGNSGGALVDLDGKVIGINTMKISDAGVEGLGFAIPANHVIDTANELADKGRIARSYLGVYSVDLNNPYVPLAEDQRKELNLPNNVKDGVVVLDAVGPAKEAGLEFNDVITKFNDEPITTTLSLRKYLYNQTKIGDDLKITYYRNGKINQTTVKLLEKPEE, encoded by the coding sequence GTGGGATTGTTTGATGATGATTTCTATTCAACTAAAGTATCGCGGTCCAGAGGGGATGAAGCATCAAAGGGATCCTTTGCTAACCGTAAACATTCTGTGCGAAGATCGCGCAGGGGCTTGTCAACTTGGCAAATATCCGCCGTTTGCTCCTTAATCAGTGCTGTGGTGGCAGTGTTTTTATTCAGTGCGCTTACAGGCCAAATGAGTCACGAGACTGCTTCGAAGTCGGGAGTAACAGCTGGGGATGTTGCCAAAAGCAGTGATCCATTTGACCGAATCATTGATGCCGCTGCTACAGTTCGCCCTGCAGTAGTGAGTATTATCAATCATAAAGAAGATAATGAACAATTGGACATTAAGGATGAGTCAGCGTTAGGTTCTGGAGTGATTTATAAAAAGGTAGACAATAAAGCATTCATCATTACCAATAACCATGTCATCGATGACTCCAACAATCTCGAAGTTGTTACAGTAGATGGCGAGACACGTAAAGCCACACTCGTTGGAACGGATAAAGTGAGTGACATCGCGGTCCTCTCTATTGATGCCAAGGGCATCAATACGATTGCACAGCTCGGTGATTCCTCCAAGCTTCGCCTGGGTGAAACGGTCATTGCCATCGGTAACCCGTTAGGACTTGGAGACACATTGACGTCAGGCATCGTCAGTTATACCGAACGAAAGGTTCCTGTATCTTTGAATCAGGACGGAGTATATGACTGGGAGCAAGAGGTCATTCAGACTGATGCAGCAATTAATGAAGGAAATAGTGGCGGAGCCCTAGTTGATCTGGATGGTAAGGTCATTGGTATTAACACGATGAAAATCTCCGATGCAGGTGTAGAAGGTCTGGGATTTGCTATTCCAGCTAACCATGTGATAGATACCGCTAATGAGCTAGCTGATAAAGGACGTATTGCCCGTTCCTACTTAGGTGTATATTCAGTGGATTTAAACAATCCTTATGTTCCTCTCGCAGAGGACCAACGCAAGGAACTGAACCTACCGAATAATGTTAAGGATGGGGTAGTTGTTCTGGATGCTGTTGGACCTGCAAAGGAAGCCGGACTTGAGTTTAATGATGTAATTACGAAATTTAATGATGAACCGATTACAACCACGCTTTCACTTCGCAAGTATTTATATAATCAAACGAAGATTGGTGACGATCTGAAGATCACCTACTACCGAAATGGCAAAATCAATCAGACGACAGTTAAACTTCTTGAAAAACCAGAGGAATAA
- the yycH gene encoding two-component system activity regulator YycH: MKERLKSWILALLVLGSLVESYYLIYRLPGADSAVLSENLYVKTDNMGPEEKVENLLYPDKMIIHMGDNKHTLFYPDSTFYSLIMNRLKGRGFESFQRHSVQDYDWDKIRNENPGIELSFGSGIPVTLLQRVMQLSPDSLFEGESIDRIWIYNIKNDSKAHAIFFSTRGDIIYEAAKADLTVQDVQQHVDFGKNWTPYKAVDGDYYVPDSKISLVQVEMPSGMYTIEQMQNNLFFDVGSTRYIREKNGSEIYTDSKRSLQVDKERNWMSYSDPAALPAGDSTPAKDALEAVEFVNQHGGWNGTYRLEATEEGRQDRKVSFQQYYGSYPYGSYPIMSNSQLQYGVINLELQQGTVSSYERSLIFIDESKAEKKIVELSGGTELENQLSMVSKTSAVKDLTPAYVPVVKEEKLQLLPVWKVTLLDGSVLTLN; this comes from the coding sequence ATGAAGGAGAGATTGAAATCATGGATTCTAGCCTTACTCGTGCTGGGAAGTCTCGTTGAGAGTTATTATTTGATTTATCGCTTGCCTGGCGCAGACTCTGCGGTACTCTCCGAGAATCTATATGTGAAGACAGATAATATGGGACCGGAAGAAAAGGTCGAGAACCTGTTGTACCCTGACAAAATGATCATCCATATGGGCGATAACAAGCATACGCTTTTTTATCCGGACTCAACGTTTTATAGCTTGATAATGAATCGGTTAAAAGGGCGTGGATTTGAAAGCTTCCAGCGGCACTCGGTACAGGATTATGACTGGGATAAGATTCGCAATGAGAATCCGGGGATTGAGCTTTCGTTCGGTTCTGGCATTCCGGTAACGTTACTGCAGAGGGTTATGCAGCTGTCACCTGATTCCCTATTTGAAGGAGAAAGCATCGATCGCATTTGGATTTACAACATTAAGAATGACTCCAAAGCGCATGCCATTTTCTTCAGTACGAGAGGCGACATTATATATGAAGCGGCAAAAGCGGATTTAACCGTCCAAGACGTGCAGCAGCATGTGGATTTCGGCAAGAACTGGACGCCTTACAAGGCGGTAGACGGAGATTATTATGTGCCAGACAGCAAGATTTCTCTGGTTCAGGTTGAAATGCCTTCAGGCATGTATACCATAGAACAAATGCAGAACAATCTTTTCTTCGATGTTGGAAGCACTAGATATATTCGCGAGAAAAATGGCTCCGAGATTTATACGGACAGTAAACGGAGTCTTCAGGTCGATAAGGAACGGAATTGGATGAGCTATAGCGATCCTGCCGCACTTCCAGCTGGAGATAGTACACCTGCCAAGGATGCGTTGGAAGCTGTAGAATTTGTGAACCAGCATGGTGGATGGAATGGAACCTATCGTCTTGAAGCCACTGAGGAGGGGAGACAAGATAGAAAGGTCTCTTTTCAACAATATTATGGCTCGTACCCTTATGGATCCTATCCGATTATGAGTAATTCGCAGCTGCAGTATGGCGTCATTAATCTGGAGTTGCAGCAGGGAACCGTATCCTCTTATGAGCGCTCTTTGATCTTTATTGATGAGAGTAAAGCAGAGAAAAAAATAGTAGAGCTATCTGGAGGTACAGAGCTAGAGAATCAATTGTCTATGGTCAGCAAAACTTCGGCAGTGAAGGATTTGACGCCTGCGTATGTACCTGTAGTGAAAGAAGAGAAGCTGCAGCTGCTCCCAGTCTGGAAGGTTACGCTTCTTGACGGCAGTGTGCTTACTTTGAATTAA
- a CDS encoding cytochrome ubiquinol oxidase subunit I, with translation MDTVMLSRIQFASTTIFHYFFVPVSIGLALLIAIMETMYVRKGNEEYKRMAQFWGKLFLINFAVGVVTGILQEFQFGMNWSDYSRFVGDVFGAPLAVEALAAFFLESTFIGIWIFGWDKVSKRVHLMSIWLVAFGTMLSAFWILAANSFMQHPVGFAINNGRAEMNDFFALITNGQLLVEFPHTVLAAYATGAFLVTGISAYKILKKQDVSFFKKSFQVAAIVGIISSIGVAVAGHAQAQYLVETQPMKMAASEGLWGKSGDPAPWTVWANIDPEKQESTGEFQIPYMLSFLSYSKFSGEVKGMLELQAEYEQAYGPGDYIPPVRTTFWSFRIMVLAGTLMIVLGMYAMYLMWRKKMDRPNTWFMRFMLWGLLLPPIANTAGWIMTEIGRQPWTVFGLMTTEDSVSPNITSGQVLFSVISFSTIYLILGLVLVGLFIKVIKKGPYAMDNDHGDSHDPYNEEGSHVIS, from the coding sequence ATGGATACAGTAATGCTGTCGCGTATACAATTTGCGTCGACGACAATATTCCACTATTTCTTTGTACCGGTATCAATCGGACTGGCGCTCTTGATTGCGATCATGGAGACGATGTACGTTAGAAAAGGCAATGAAGAGTACAAAAGAATGGCGCAGTTCTGGGGAAAGCTGTTCCTCATCAACTTTGCAGTAGGGGTAGTTACAGGGATATTGCAGGAATTTCAGTTCGGGATGAACTGGTCTGATTATTCACGTTTTGTGGGTGATGTATTTGGGGCTCCACTTGCAGTAGAAGCATTGGCAGCCTTTTTTCTGGAGTCTACTTTTATTGGAATCTGGATATTTGGCTGGGACAAAGTGTCTAAGAGAGTACACTTGATGTCCATTTGGTTGGTAGCATTTGGTACGATGTTATCCGCTTTCTGGATTCTAGCAGCGAACTCTTTTATGCAGCATCCTGTGGGATTTGCGATAAATAATGGACGTGCAGAGATGAATGATTTCTTCGCGCTCATTACGAACGGACAATTGCTGGTTGAATTCCCGCACACGGTTCTTGCTGCGTATGCAACAGGTGCTTTCCTCGTAACAGGTATTAGTGCGTATAAGATATTGAAGAAACAAGATGTATCTTTCTTTAAGAAATCTTTTCAAGTTGCAGCAATCGTAGGTATCATTTCTTCTATTGGTGTAGCCGTGGCAGGCCATGCGCAAGCACAATATTTGGTTGAAACCCAACCTATGAAGATGGCGGCTTCCGAAGGACTGTGGGGTAAGAGTGGTGACCCAGCACCTTGGACCGTATGGGCCAATATTGATCCTGAGAAGCAAGAAAGTACTGGAGAATTTCAAATTCCGTATATGCTGAGCTTCCTTTCATACAGTAAATTTTCCGGTGAAGTCAAAGGCATGCTTGAGCTGCAAGCAGAGTATGAGCAAGCCTATGGTCCCGGTGACTATATTCCACCTGTACGCACGACCTTCTGGAGTTTCCGGATTATGGTTCTAGCGGGAACATTAATGATTGTTCTGGGTATGTACGCTATGTATTTAATGTGGCGCAAAAAAATGGATCGCCCAAACACTTGGTTTATGCGGTTTATGTTATGGGGATTATTACTTCCTCCGATTGCGAATACGGCGGGTTGGATCATGACCGAGATTGGGCGTCAGCCTTGGACGGTATTCGGACTCATGACGACAGAAGATAGTGTATCGCCTAATATTACAAGCGGTCAGGTTCTGTTCTCTGTCATTTCTTTCTCAACGATTTATTTAATTCTCGGATTAGTATTGGTAGGTCTGTTTATTAAAGTTATTAAAAAAGGTCCTTATGCGATGGATAACGATCACGGCGATTCGCATGATCCATATAACGAGGAGGGCTCTCATGTTATCTCTTAA
- a CDS encoding cold-shock protein, producing the protein MNYRKKPLEEIPEENTAIWACTNDGCNGWMRDNFAFEHAPSCRLCDSPMVRSTKMLPQLLNSNGDLKSLKKGISIT; encoded by the coding sequence ATGAACTACCGGAAGAAACCTTTGGAAGAAATACCGGAAGAAAATACCGCGATTTGGGCGTGTACCAATGATGGATGCAACGGATGGATGAGGGATAATTTCGCATTTGAACATGCGCCTTCTTGCCGTCTATGTGACTCTCCAATGGTTCGCAGCACGAAGATGCTACCACAATTGCTTAATTCGAATGGCGATCTTAAATCGCTGAAGAAGGGTATTTCCATTACCTAA
- the yycF gene encoding response regulator YycF encodes MQMGTILVVDDEQPIADILKFNLEKEGYEVICAFDGNSAVELALSKKPDLMLLDLMLPGKDGMDVCREVRSAHLDIPIIMLTAKDGEIDKVLGLELGADDYVTKPFSTRELLARVKAQMRRQHKPSPTGMASEPVENKQGIYHFDLFIDTDMYLVYKGGEPLDLTHREYELLYYMIKHAGKVMTREHLLQAVWGFEYFGDVRTVDVTIRRLREKIEENPSKPEYIYTRRGLGYLMHNPKNGGL; translated from the coding sequence ATGCAGATGGGAACGATTCTGGTAGTAGACGATGAACAGCCTATTGCTGATATATTGAAGTTTAATCTAGAAAAAGAAGGCTACGAGGTTATTTGCGCTTTTGACGGTAACAGTGCAGTGGAGCTGGCATTGTCCAAAAAGCCTGATCTTATGCTGCTTGATCTTATGCTACCCGGTAAGGACGGGATGGATGTCTGTCGTGAGGTTCGTTCTGCACACCTGGACATTCCTATCATTATGCTTACTGCCAAAGACGGAGAAATTGATAAGGTGCTTGGCCTAGAGCTTGGTGCGGATGACTATGTGACCAAACCTTTTAGTACACGTGAGCTGCTGGCTAGAGTAAAAGCTCAAATGCGGAGACAGCACAAACCGTCACCAACAGGAATGGCGAGTGAGCCTGTAGAGAACAAGCAGGGCATTTATCATTTTGATCTATTTATTGATACTGATATGTATTTGGTGTATAAGGGCGGGGAGCCGCTTGATTTGACTCATCGTGAATATGAGTTGCTCTATTATATGATCAAACATGCCGGTAAGGTAATGACTCGGGAGCATTTACTGCAGGCCGTGTGGGGATTCGAGTATTTCGGTGATGTACGGACCGTAGATGTGACGATCCGTCGTCTAAGAGAGAAAATTGAGGAGAATCCCAGCAAGCCGGAATATATCTATACTCGGCGCGGACTTGGCTATTTAATGCATAACCCTAAAAACGGAGGACTGTGA
- a CDS encoding M23 family metallopeptidase produces MKGFKFMRRMGKLQDSHKAESGADIQQSHNFDQDSTHFHQEKGTRRFRRSWIMGAVGLVLLTTVLIGAEKKYVAANTETYYQVLVKGEEIGNLNDQAQLNQLYDKKQKEYQDKYPDRTMVLQTEGIIIKEQQAYKPEVDSEATLNKLDGMLKAYAVGVQLMVDGKAVGIVKDQETANAVLEGVKNHYVPQTEVATASKLTRTAASSSSAAKAKAPKKVESVKISEEVSIVPVKTDPNKVLDVEEAVKTLTEGKEAPLLYTVQEGDTISGIAKRFEITQKEIYSNNPDVKELTLKIGDTLKLKVPQPDVTVVTVEHVSEQVVTEPEVVVRKSDQLPAGKSKVVRPGQTGLKEMQYRLTKKNGMVVQEEWLGQTVIKSSLPEVVYRGTKVVGEGTGMFSWPVSGATLTSSFGERWSRAHKGIDMVSGNRTIKSADAGTVVFAGVKSGYGNVVIVDHRNGYETYYGHLNSISVSTGQRLEQGAKIGVMGNTGRSTGTHLHFEIRKNGTAVNPMKYLR; encoded by the coding sequence ATGAAGGGATTTAAGTTCATGCGCCGGATGGGGAAACTGCAGGATAGCCACAAAGCAGAATCCGGAGCAGATATTCAGCAGAGCCACAATTTCGATCAAGACTCCACACACTTTCATCAAGAAAAAGGTACTCGTAGATTCCGGCGCTCTTGGATTATGGGAGCTGTTGGCCTGGTACTTCTAACCACTGTGTTGATTGGTGCAGAGAAAAAGTATGTAGCAGCCAATACTGAAACCTACTATCAAGTGTTGGTGAAGGGTGAGGAGATCGGGAACCTTAACGATCAGGCACAGCTTAACCAGCTGTACGATAAGAAGCAAAAGGAATATCAGGACAAATATCCTGATCGAACGATGGTGCTTCAGACAGAAGGCATTATAATTAAAGAGCAGCAAGCGTACAAGCCGGAAGTTGATAGTGAAGCTACGCTTAATAAATTAGATGGTATGCTGAAGGCCTATGCTGTAGGTGTACAATTAATGGTAGATGGCAAGGCCGTGGGCATTGTTAAGGATCAAGAGACCGCAAATGCGGTACTTGAAGGGGTAAAGAATCATTATGTTCCACAAACTGAAGTAGCAACAGCGAGTAAGCTCACAAGAACGGCTGCCTCAAGTTCAAGTGCTGCGAAAGCGAAAGCACCTAAAAAAGTAGAGTCAGTAAAGATAAGTGAAGAGGTCTCTATTGTTCCTGTAAAAACAGATCCTAACAAAGTGTTGGATGTGGAGGAAGCGGTTAAGACACTCACCGAGGGCAAAGAAGCGCCACTTCTCTATACCGTTCAAGAGGGCGATACGATTTCGGGGATTGCCAAACGATTTGAAATTACACAAAAAGAGATTTATAGTAACAACCCTGATGTGAAAGAGCTAACGTTGAAGATTGGAGATACATTGAAGCTGAAGGTACCACAGCCTGATGTTACAGTTGTTACTGTGGAGCATGTATCAGAGCAGGTAGTTACTGAGCCTGAAGTGGTCGTGCGCAAAAGTGATCAGTTACCAGCAGGGAAAAGTAAGGTCGTTCGTCCAGGACAAACTGGCCTTAAAGAAATGCAGTATCGGTTAACGAAGAAAAATGGAATGGTCGTACAAGAAGAGTGGTTGGGTCAGACCGTTATAAAATCTTCGCTACCTGAAGTGGTTTATCGAGGAACGAAGGTTGTTGGTGAAGGAACAGGCATGTTCAGTTGGCCAGTAAGCGGAGCAACGCTTACTAGCAGTTTCGGAGAACGTTGGAGCCGTGCCCATAAGGGGATAGATATGGTGTCTGGCAACCGAACTATAAAATCTGCTGATGCCGGAACCGTAGTCTTCGCAGGTGTGAAGAGTGGTTACGGGAATGTGGTTATCGTGGATCATCGTAACGGTTACGAGACTTATTACGGTCACTTAAATAGCATCTCCGTTTCTACGGGACAGCGCTTGGAGCAAGGCGCCAAGATTGGCGTAATGGGCAACACTGGACGTTCGACGGGAACGCATTTGCATTTTGAAATTCGGAAGAATGGTACAGCTGTAAATCCGATGAAGTATCTGAGATAA
- the walK gene encoding cell wall metabolism sensor histidine kinase WalK, with protein MKWWSFFRTIQAKLIIIYVLLILIAMQLIGVYFVSSMKNSLTDNFTKDLKARAEMLSILTADKFGSEAGTADEETAVESLRGMVNNLYINGAEIQVLDASGKIITTSVPSQNDYVGQRNTQTVVNRALQGISDNEEYIIADDNVRKKVVAKPVLSGDKVVGAIYIAADMKDLYATMGRINSVFISGLLLALALTVVLCVILAHTITQPIKEMTRHATAVAEGRFNRKMPVLGNDEIGQLSQAFNYMTGRLREALSQNEEEKEKLTSILTNMSDGVVATDENGVVILMNLRAALMLGTEGPLPEGAPLDKLLGLDYEQSGSLAKGNAQSAMLHLTHMGGEDSNIVRVTFTPIHRREGGIAGTIAVLQDVTEQENLEESRREFVANVSHELRTPLTTIKSYVEALDDGALEDPQLAVRFVGVIRNETERMIRLVTDLLHLSRLDSKEALLRIQQTDIAEMLEDVADRFSFQIRQKRIDISTRVRRDVNTAWLDRDQIDQVLGNLVSNALKYTPEGGKIELEALKNEDGMLSISVRDSGIGIPKKDIERIFERFYRVDKARSRNMGGTGLGLSIAREIVKAHGGSISLQSELNEGSKVTFTLPLNEQRGSEA; from the coding sequence ATGAAGTGGTGGTCCTTTTTCCGGACAATTCAGGCAAAGCTAATTATTATTTATGTACTGCTGATTCTGATAGCCATGCAGTTGATCGGAGTTTACTTCGTAAGTTCGATGAAGAACTCGTTAACGGATAATTTCACGAAGGATCTTAAGGCGCGTGCTGAGATGCTATCCATTCTGACTGCTGATAAATTTGGCAGTGAGGCTGGAACTGCGGATGAGGAGACGGCTGTGGAAAGTCTGCGTGGCATGGTCAATAATCTGTATATTAACGGGGCCGAAATTCAGGTGCTTGATGCCAGCGGCAAAATTATCACCACCTCTGTTCCCTCGCAGAATGACTATGTCGGGCAGCGTAACACTCAGACTGTAGTGAATCGTGCCTTGCAGGGGATCAGCGATAACGAAGAATATATTATTGCTGATGATAATGTGCGTAAAAAGGTTGTGGCCAAGCCGGTCCTCTCCGGTGATAAGGTAGTAGGGGCCATATACATTGCTGCCGACATGAAGGATTTATATGCAACCATGGGCAGGATTAACAGTGTATTCATCTCAGGCTTGTTGTTAGCCTTGGCACTGACAGTTGTTCTATGTGTTATTCTTGCACATACCATTACGCAGCCGATTAAAGAAATGACTAGGCATGCTACAGCTGTTGCTGAGGGTCGGTTCAATCGTAAAATGCCCGTTCTTGGCAACGATGAAATTGGACAACTCAGTCAGGCATTCAATTATATGACAGGCAGACTGCGTGAGGCACTCTCGCAGAATGAGGAAGAGAAGGAGAAGCTTACCTCCATTCTGACGAATATGAGCGATGGTGTGGTAGCTACGGATGAGAATGGTGTAGTGATTCTCATGAACCTTCGGGCAGCACTTATGCTGGGAACAGAAGGTCCATTGCCGGAAGGTGCTCCACTGGATAAATTGCTAGGTCTTGACTATGAGCAGAGCGGTTCCTTGGCTAAAGGCAATGCCCAATCCGCAATGCTTCATCTGACACATATGGGTGGAGAAGATTCTAATATCGTAAGAGTGACGTTTACTCCGATTCATCGTCGTGAAGGTGGGATTGCAGGTACTATTGCTGTGCTGCAGGATGTTACTGAGCAAGAGAACCTGGAAGAATCACGCCGAGAGTTCGTAGCGAACGTTTCGCATGAGCTAAGAACACCACTTACAACGATTAAGAGCTATGTGGAGGCACTCGATGATGGAGCGCTTGAGGATCCGCAGTTAGCGGTTCGATTTGTTGGGGTGATTCGTAACGAAACCGAGCGTATGATTCGTCTGGTTACGGATTTACTTCATCTTTCGCGTCTAGATTCCAAGGAGGCACTACTCAGAATTCAGCAGACGGATATTGCTGAGATGCTGGAGGATGTAGCAGACCGCTTTTCTTTTCAGATTCGGCAGAAACGTATCGATATTAGTACAAGGGTTCGTAGGGATGTTAACACGGCATGGCTGGATCGGGATCAAATCGATCAGGTCCTGGGGAACTTAGTTTCGAATGCGCTAAAATATACGCCAGAAGGCGGTAAGATTGAATTGGAAGCCTTGAAGAATGAGGATGGAATGCTCTCCATTTCTGTACGTGATTCGGGGATTGGTATTCCAAAGAAAGACATCGAGCGGATCTTCGAACGCTTTTATCGGGTAGATAAGGCACGTTCACGGAATATGGGAGGCACCGGCCTCGGTCTTTCCATTGCCCGGGAAATTGTGAAAGCACATGGAGGCTCTATTTCTCTGCAATCCGAGCTTAATGAAGGCTCTAAGGTAACCTTTACGCTACCTCTGAATGAGCAAAGGGGGAGTGAGGCATGA